From Homo sapiens chromosome 6, GRCh38.p14 Primary Assembly, the proteins below share one genomic window:
- the SOX4 gene encoding transcription factor SOX-4, with protein sequence MVQQTNNAENTEALLAGESSDSGAGLELGIASSPTPGSTASTGGKADDPSWCKTPSGHIKRPMNAFMVWSQIERRKIMEQSPDMHNAEISKRLGKRWKLLKDSDKIPFIREAERLRLKHMADYPDYKYRPRKKVKSGNANSSSSAAASSKPGEKGDKVGGSGGGGHGGGGGGGSSNAGGGGGGASGGGANSKPAQKKSCGSKVAGGAGGGVSKPHAKLILAGGGGGGKAAAAAAASFAAEQAGAAALLPLGAAADHHSLYKARTPSASASASSAASASAALAAPGKHLAEKKVKRVYLFGGLGTSSSPVGGVGAGADPSDPLGLYEEEGAGCSPDAPSLSGRSSAASSPAAGRSPADHRGYASLRAASPAPSSAPSHASSSASSHSSSSSSSGSSSSDDEFEDDLLDLNPSSNFESMSLGSFSSSSALDRDLDFNFEPGSGSHFEFPDYCTPEVSEMISGDWLESSISNLVFTY encoded by the coding sequence atggtgcagcaaaccaacaatGCCGAGAACACGGAAGCGCTGCTGGCCGGCGAGAGCTCGGACTCGGGCGCCGGCCTCGAGCTGGGAATCGCCTCCTCCCCCACGCCCGGCTCCACCGCCTCCACGGGCGGCAAGGCCGACGACCCGAGCTGGTGCAAGACCCCGAGTGGGCACATCAAGCGACCCATGAACGCCTTCATGGTGTGGTCGCAGATCGAGCGGCGCAAGATCATGGAGCAGTCGCCCGACATGCACAACGCCGAGATCTCCAAGCGGCTGGGCAAACGCTGGAAGCTGCTCAAAGACAGCGACAAGATCCCTTTCATTCGAGAGGCGGAGCGGCTGCGCCTCAAGCACATGGCTGACTACCCCGACTACAAGTACCGGCCCAGGAAGAAGGTGAAGTCCGGCAACGCCAACTCCAGCTCCTCGGCCGCCGCCTCCTCCAAGCCGGGGGAGAAGGGAGACAAGGTCGGTGGCAGTGGCGGGGGCGGCCatgggggcggcggcggcggcgggagcaGCAACGCGGGGGGAGGAGGCGGCGGTGCGAGTGGCGGCGGCGCCAACTCCAAACCGGCGCAGAAAAAGAGCTGCGGCTCCAAAGTGGCGGGCGGCGCGGGCGGTGGGGTTAGCAAACCGCACGCCAAGCTCATCCTggcaggcggcggcggcggcgggaaaGCAGCggctgccgccgccgcctccttCGCCGCCGAACAGGCGGGGGCCGCCGCCCTGCTGCCCCTGGGCGCCGCCGCCGACCACCACTCGCTGTACAAGGCGCGGACTCCCAGCGCCTCGGCCTCCGCCTCCTCGGCAGCCTCGGCCTCCGCAGCGCTCGCGGCCCCGGGCAAGCACCTGGCGGAGAAGAAGGTGAAGCGCGTCTACCTGTTCGGCGGCCTGGGCACGTCGTCGTCGCCCGTGGGCGGCGTGGGCGCGGGAGCCGACCCCAGCGACCCCCTGGGCCTGTACGAGGAGGAGGGCGCGGGCTGCTCGCCCGACGCGCCCAGCCTGAGCGGCCGCAGCAGCGCCGCCTCGTCCCCCGCCGCCGGCCGCTCGCCCGCCGACCACCGCGGCTACGCCAGCCTGCGCGCCGCCTCGCCCGCCCCGTCCAGCGCGCCCTCGCACGCGTCCTCCTCGGCCTCGTCccactcctcctcttcctcctcctcggGCTCCTCGTCCTCCGACGACGAGTTCGAAGACGACCTGCTCGACCTGAACCCCAGCTCAAACTTTGAGAGCATGTCCCTGGGCAGCTTCAGTTCGTCGTCGGCGCTCGACCGGGACCTGGATTTTAACTTCGAGCCCGGCTCCGGCTCGCACTTCGAGTTCCCGGACTACTGCACGCCCGAGGTGAGCGAGATGATCTCGGGAGACTGGCTCGAGTCCAGCATCTCCAACCTGGTTTTCACCTACTGA